The Lycium ferocissimum isolate CSIRO_LF1 chromosome 10, AGI_CSIRO_Lferr_CH_V1, whole genome shotgun sequence genome window below encodes:
- the LOC132035139 gene encoding uncharacterized protein LOC132035139 → MFASQLLRILQTLPTDADHGGCILDTPYEKAIMKDNQNGGLSRSNRYKEANSLAFPTEDFLDSNGYGSRKETLACDTKDRDNLWKVSELYESVFFDDISRSNNDKIRASTVENDLNEALPNIITSRRYGNPFAYDTKDRDQQWNTPEFECSVICDFLDEKEKGSIFSDAPFIETDTELYTEKRIKEYELPELIVCYKESNYNIVKDICVDMSIPVADTILTESWNNAQPGTYVSIPADEDQHSNTSESADIESCSPGGSKSSVEYENNEEEYTESPVPNGLNPTSEDNGNEDADRDTYLEDLILIFGPKSTRRWKYTNLSEIDSSAEESGIENSQQSNFDSDQTAQQPDLIPNEEAALESQNAVSAVNNEAENSVPATDLFYNSKLGTEAIIFDFNSTKPASTSNMVDQGVKNFPEPSLRLEASTGHKDGTCNSLSDASQVHIYNSNNVHGQYLESQYVANLEDKSLGGLLLDSHGQFADGEASFSALGPDIVYSGRMSYCESSSLGSDGSTTSTGSFAFPILQSEWNSSPVRMGQAESSHFRKHKRWRQGILCCRF, encoded by the exons ATGTTTGCTTCACAGCTTTTGAGAATACTTCAGACTCTACCAACTGATGCAGACCACGGAGGCTG CATCCTTGACACACCTTACGAAAAGGCTATCATGAAGGACAATCAGAACGGGGGCTTAAGTCGCTCGAATCGCTACAAGGAAGCAAATTCTTTAGCCTTTCCAACAGAAGACTTTCTTGATTCAAATGGATATGGCAGTCGTAAAGAAACATTGGCATGTGACACAAAAGATAGGGATAACTTATGGAAGGTTTCAGAACTTTATGAATCTGTATTTTTCGACGATATTTCCAGAAGCAACAACGATAAAATTAGAGCTTCAACTGTGGAGAATGATCTGAATGAAGCCTTGCCCAACATAATCACTTCCAGGAGATACGGAAATCCGTTTGCATATGATACAAAAGATAGAGATCAACAATGGAACACCCCGGAATTTGAGTGCTCAGTGATTTGTGATTTCCTTGATGAGAAAGAAAAGGGATCTATTTTCTCTGATGCTCCATTTATTGAGACAGACACAGAGTTATATACCGAGAAGCGTATTAAGGAATATGAGTTGCCTGAATTGATTGTTTGCTATAAAGAAAGTAACTATAACATTGTTAAAGACATATGCGTGGACATGAGCATACCTGTGGCGGATACAATTCTAACTGAAAGTTGGAACAATGCTCAACCAGGCACATATGTTTCTATACCAGCTGATGAAGACCAGCACAGTAACACATCGGAAAGTGCTGATATTGAATCGTGCTCTCCAGGTGGATCTAAATCATCTGTAGAATATGAAAACAATGAAGAAGAGTATACTGAGTCACCCGTTCCAAATGGTTTGAATCCCACCTCAGAAGATAATGGAAACGAAGATGCTGACAGGGATACTTATCTGGAGGATTTGATACTGatttttggaccaaaatctACAAGAAGGTGGAAATATACTAATCTATCTGAAATTGATTCATCTGCGGAAGAGTCTGGCATTGAGAATTCTCAACAATCTAATTTTGATAGTGATCAAACTGCCCAGCAGCCTGATCTG ATTCCTAATGAGGAAGCAGCCCTAGAAAGCCAAAATGCAGTATCAGCAGTCAATAATGAAGCAGAGAACAGTGTGCCAGCTACCGACTTATTCTACAACAGCAAGTTGGGAACTGAAGCAATTATTTTCGACTTCAACTCAACTAAGCCAGCATCAACTAGCAACATGGTGGACCAAGGTGTCAAAAACTTTCCTGAACCGTCCCTCAGATTAGAGGCCAGTACCGGTCACAAGGATGGTACCTGTAATAGTCTCTCAGATGCCAGTCAAGTGCATATTTATAACAGTAACAATGTTCATGGACAATACCTTGAATCCCAATACGTGGCGAATCTTGAGGATAAATCATTGGGCGGTCTTCTACTTGATAGTCATGGTCAGTTTGCTGACGGGGAGGCAAGTTTTTCTGCATTAGGACCTGATATTGTTTACTCAGGGCGTATGTCATATTGTGAGAGCAGTTCTCTTGGATCAGATGGAAGCACAACTAGTACCGGATCCTTTGCCTTTCCAAT CTTACAATCTGAATGGAACAGCAGTCCAGTAAGAATGGGGCAGGCAGAAAGCAGCCACTTTCGGAAACACAAACGTTGGAGGCAGGGCATTCTCTGTTGCAGATTCTAA